A genomic region of Ewingella sp. CoE-038-23 contains the following coding sequences:
- a CDS encoding helix-turn-helix transcriptional regulator — MLIEKIAEENADLPYVSDIVMASERLIFNVTEDILLAMQDSAMTQTALAQKMGKSKAFVSQILDGHRNLTLKTLSDITYALGAEVKLAILKDGQDVSHPIIPERESYTNISNDVGTSEARVVRFVIKTNHMDYECNVAR, encoded by the coding sequence AAAATGCTGACTTACCATACGTTAGCGATATCGTCATGGCTAGCGAACGGTTGATATTCAATGTTACTGAAGACATCCTACTAGCAATGCAGGATTCTGCAATGACTCAAACCGCTCTTGCTCAAAAAATGGGCAAATCGAAGGCTTTTGTTTCTCAAATTCTTGACGGTCATAGAAATCTTACCCTTAAGACCCTTTCAGATATTACTTATGCTTTGGGGGCGGAGGTTAAATTAGCAATACTTAAAGACGGTCAGGATGTTTCACATCCCATAATCCCTGAGCGAGAGAGCTATACCAATATCTCGAATGATGTTGGTACCAGCGAAGCAAGGGTGGTGAGATTTGTCATTAAAACCAATCACATGGATTATGAATGTAATGTTGCTCGCTGA